In the genome of Lacerta agilis isolate rLacAgi1 chromosome 2, rLacAgi1.pri, whole genome shotgun sequence, one region contains:
- the ZNF740 gene encoding zinc finger protein 740 isoform X5 translates to MSSKWKASLLACEGLSGVCLVPTVASKKMMPKQSPKQGHHRKESEKSRSRKEEEATEGSQPKKSHKKVMVIEQNGSFQLRIPKNFICEHCYGAFRSSYHLKRHILIHTGEKPFECDVCDMRFIQKYHLERHKRVHSGEKPYQCERCLQSFSRTDRLLRHKRMCQGCPSKASDSQLLL, encoded by the exons ATGTCGTCAAAGTGGAAG GCGAGTCTCCTGGCCTGCGAGGGACTCTCTGGGGTTTGCCTCGTGCCGACGGTTGCCAGCAAGAAGATGATGCCGAAGCAAAGCCCTAAGCAG GGACATCACCGCAAGGAAAGCGAGAAGTCGCGCAgccgaaaggaggaggaagcgACAGAAGGGTCTCAACCCAAAAAGTCTCATAAAAAG GTCATGGTGATTGAGCAGAACGGGTCCTTCCAGCTCCGAATCCCCAAGAACTTTATTTGCGAACACTGCTATGGTGCGTTCCGGAGCAGCTACCATCTCAAGAGGCACATCCTCATCCATACAG GTGAGAAGCCATTTGAGTGTGATGTGTGTGACATGCGCTTCATCCAGAAATACCACCTGGAGCGCCACAAGCGTGTGCACAGTGGGGAGAAGCCGTACCAGTGTGAGCGCTGCCTGCAG AGCTTCTCCAGGACAGACCGGCTGCTGAGACACAAACGAATGTGCCAGGGTTGCCCGAGCAAAGCGTCTGACTCACAGCTGCTGCTTTAG
- the ZNF740 gene encoding zinc finger protein 740 isoform X2 has protein sequence MSSKWKASLLACEGLSGVCLVPTVASKKMMPKQSPKQVENGERGAPNMLGHHRKESEKSRSRKEEEATEGSQPKKSHKKVMVIEQNGSFQLRIPKNFICEHCYGAFRSSYHLKRHILIHTGEKPFECDVCDMRFIQKYHLERHKRVHSGEKPYQCERCLQSFSRTDRLLRHKRMCQGCPSKASDSQLLL, from the exons ATGTCGTCAAAGTGGAAG GCGAGTCTCCTGGCCTGCGAGGGACTCTCTGGGGTTTGCCTCGTGCCGACGGTTGCCAGCAAGAAGATGATGCCGAAGCAAAGCCCTAAGCAGGTGGAGAATGGAGAAAGGGGTGCTCCAAACATGCTG GGACATCACCGCAAGGAAAGCGAGAAGTCGCGCAgccgaaaggaggaggaagcgACAGAAGGGTCTCAACCCAAAAAGTCTCATAAAAAG GTCATGGTGATTGAGCAGAACGGGTCCTTCCAGCTCCGAATCCCCAAGAACTTTATTTGCGAACACTGCTATGGTGCGTTCCGGAGCAGCTACCATCTCAAGAGGCACATCCTCATCCATACAG GTGAGAAGCCATTTGAGTGTGATGTGTGTGACATGCGCTTCATCCAGAAATACCACCTGGAGCGCCACAAGCGTGTGCACAGTGGGGAGAAGCCGTACCAGTGTGAGCGCTGCCTGCAG AGCTTCTCCAGGACAGACCGGCTGCTGAGACACAAACGAATGTGCCAGGGTTGCCCGAGCAAAGCGTCTGACTCACAGCTGCTGCTTTAG
- the ZNF740 gene encoding zinc finger protein 740 isoform X9: MAQGHHRKESEKSRSRKEEEATEGSQPKKSHKKVMVIEQNGSFQLRIPKNFICEHCYGAFRSSYHLKRHILIHTGEKPFECDVCDMRFIQKYHLERHKRVHSGEKPYQCERCLQSFSRTDRLLRHKRMCQGCPSKASDSQLLL; the protein is encoded by the exons ATGGCTCAG GGACATCACCGCAAGGAAAGCGAGAAGTCGCGCAgccgaaaggaggaggaagcgACAGAAGGGTCTCAACCCAAAAAGTCTCATAAAAAG GTCATGGTGATTGAGCAGAACGGGTCCTTCCAGCTCCGAATCCCCAAGAACTTTATTTGCGAACACTGCTATGGTGCGTTCCGGAGCAGCTACCATCTCAAGAGGCACATCCTCATCCATACAG GTGAGAAGCCATTTGAGTGTGATGTGTGTGACATGCGCTTCATCCAGAAATACCACCTGGAGCGCCACAAGCGTGTGCACAGTGGGGAGAAGCCGTACCAGTGTGAGCGCTGCCTGCAG AGCTTCTCCAGGACAGACCGGCTGCTGAGACACAAACGAATGTGCCAGGGTTGCCCGAGCAAAGCGTCTGACTCACAGCTGCTGCTTTAG
- the ZNF740 gene encoding zinc finger protein 740 isoform X3 → MAQASLLACEGLSGVCLVPTVASKKMMPKQSPKQVENGERGAPNMLGHHRKESEKSRSRKEEEATEGSQPKKSHKKVMVIEQNGSFQLRIPKNFICEHCYGAFRSSYHLKRHILIHTGEKPFECDVCDMRFIQKYHLERHKRVHSGEKPYQCERCLQSFSRTDRLLRHKRMCQGCPSKASDSQLLL, encoded by the exons ATGGCTCAG GCGAGTCTCCTGGCCTGCGAGGGACTCTCTGGGGTTTGCCTCGTGCCGACGGTTGCCAGCAAGAAGATGATGCCGAAGCAAAGCCCTAAGCAGGTGGAGAATGGAGAAAGGGGTGCTCCAAACATGCTG GGACATCACCGCAAGGAAAGCGAGAAGTCGCGCAgccgaaaggaggaggaagcgACAGAAGGGTCTCAACCCAAAAAGTCTCATAAAAAG GTCATGGTGATTGAGCAGAACGGGTCCTTCCAGCTCCGAATCCCCAAGAACTTTATTTGCGAACACTGCTATGGTGCGTTCCGGAGCAGCTACCATCTCAAGAGGCACATCCTCATCCATACAG GTGAGAAGCCATTTGAGTGTGATGTGTGTGACATGCGCTTCATCCAGAAATACCACCTGGAGCGCCACAAGCGTGTGCACAGTGGGGAGAAGCCGTACCAGTGTGAGCGCTGCCTGCAG AGCTTCTCCAGGACAGACCGGCTGCTGAGACACAAACGAATGTGCCAGGGTTGCCCGAGCAAAGCGTCTGACTCACAGCTGCTGCTTTAG
- the ZNF740 gene encoding zinc finger protein 740 isoform X6, giving the protein MAQASLLACEGLSGVCLVPTVASKKMMPKQSPKQGHHRKESEKSRSRKEEEATEGSQPKKSHKKVMVIEQNGSFQLRIPKNFICEHCYGAFRSSYHLKRHILIHTGEKPFECDVCDMRFIQKYHLERHKRVHSGEKPYQCERCLQSFSRTDRLLRHKRMCQGCPSKASDSQLLL; this is encoded by the exons ATGGCTCAG GCGAGTCTCCTGGCCTGCGAGGGACTCTCTGGGGTTTGCCTCGTGCCGACGGTTGCCAGCAAGAAGATGATGCCGAAGCAAAGCCCTAAGCAG GGACATCACCGCAAGGAAAGCGAGAAGTCGCGCAgccgaaaggaggaggaagcgACAGAAGGGTCTCAACCCAAAAAGTCTCATAAAAAG GTCATGGTGATTGAGCAGAACGGGTCCTTCCAGCTCCGAATCCCCAAGAACTTTATTTGCGAACACTGCTATGGTGCGTTCCGGAGCAGCTACCATCTCAAGAGGCACATCCTCATCCATACAG GTGAGAAGCCATTTGAGTGTGATGTGTGTGACATGCGCTTCATCCAGAAATACCACCTGGAGCGCCACAAGCGTGTGCACAGTGGGGAGAAGCCGTACCAGTGTGAGCGCTGCCTGCAG AGCTTCTCCAGGACAGACCGGCTGCTGAGACACAAACGAATGTGCCAGGGTTGCCCGAGCAAAGCGTCTGACTCACAGCTGCTGCTTTAG
- the ZNF740 gene encoding zinc finger protein 740 isoform X1, whose product MHSQAFSAGPSLVKASLLACEGLSGVCLVPTVASKKMMPKQSPKQVENGERGAPNMLGHHRKESEKSRSRKEEEATEGSQPKKSHKKVMVIEQNGSFQLRIPKNFICEHCYGAFRSSYHLKRHILIHTGEKPFECDVCDMRFIQKYHLERHKRVHSGEKPYQCERCLQSFSRTDRLLRHKRMCQGCPSKASDSQLLL is encoded by the exons ATGCATTCCCAAGCCTTCAGTGCTGGACCCTCCCTAGTCAAG GCGAGTCTCCTGGCCTGCGAGGGACTCTCTGGGGTTTGCCTCGTGCCGACGGTTGCCAGCAAGAAGATGATGCCGAAGCAAAGCCCTAAGCAGGTGGAGAATGGAGAAAGGGGTGCTCCAAACATGCTG GGACATCACCGCAAGGAAAGCGAGAAGTCGCGCAgccgaaaggaggaggaagcgACAGAAGGGTCTCAACCCAAAAAGTCTCATAAAAAG GTCATGGTGATTGAGCAGAACGGGTCCTTCCAGCTCCGAATCCCCAAGAACTTTATTTGCGAACACTGCTATGGTGCGTTCCGGAGCAGCTACCATCTCAAGAGGCACATCCTCATCCATACAG GTGAGAAGCCATTTGAGTGTGATGTGTGTGACATGCGCTTCATCCAGAAATACCACCTGGAGCGCCACAAGCGTGTGCACAGTGGGGAGAAGCCGTACCAGTGTGAGCGCTGCCTGCAG AGCTTCTCCAGGACAGACCGGCTGCTGAGACACAAACGAATGTGCCAGGGTTGCCCGAGCAAAGCGTCTGACTCACAGCTGCTGCTTTAG
- the ZNF740 gene encoding zinc finger protein 740 isoform X4, translated as MHSQAFSAGPSLVKASLLACEGLSGVCLVPTVASKKMMPKQSPKQGHHRKESEKSRSRKEEEATEGSQPKKSHKKVMVIEQNGSFQLRIPKNFICEHCYGAFRSSYHLKRHILIHTGEKPFECDVCDMRFIQKYHLERHKRVHSGEKPYQCERCLQSFSRTDRLLRHKRMCQGCPSKASDSQLLL; from the exons ATGCATTCCCAAGCCTTCAGTGCTGGACCCTCCCTAGTCAAG GCGAGTCTCCTGGCCTGCGAGGGACTCTCTGGGGTTTGCCTCGTGCCGACGGTTGCCAGCAAGAAGATGATGCCGAAGCAAAGCCCTAAGCAG GGACATCACCGCAAGGAAAGCGAGAAGTCGCGCAgccgaaaggaggaggaagcgACAGAAGGGTCTCAACCCAAAAAGTCTCATAAAAAG GTCATGGTGATTGAGCAGAACGGGTCCTTCCAGCTCCGAATCCCCAAGAACTTTATTTGCGAACACTGCTATGGTGCGTTCCGGAGCAGCTACCATCTCAAGAGGCACATCCTCATCCATACAG GTGAGAAGCCATTTGAGTGTGATGTGTGTGACATGCGCTTCATCCAGAAATACCACCTGGAGCGCCACAAGCGTGTGCACAGTGGGGAGAAGCCGTACCAGTGTGAGCGCTGCCTGCAG AGCTTCTCCAGGACAGACCGGCTGCTGAGACACAAACGAATGTGCCAGGGTTGCCCGAGCAAAGCGTCTGACTCACAGCTGCTGCTTTAG
- the ZNF740 gene encoding zinc finger protein 740 isoform X7, producing the protein MHSQAFSAGPSLVKGHHRKESEKSRSRKEEEATEGSQPKKSHKKVMVIEQNGSFQLRIPKNFICEHCYGAFRSSYHLKRHILIHTGEKPFECDVCDMRFIQKYHLERHKRVHSGEKPYQCERCLQSFSRTDRLLRHKRMCQGCPSKASDSQLLL; encoded by the exons ATGCATTCCCAAGCCTTCAGTGCTGGACCCTCCCTAGTCAAG GGACATCACCGCAAGGAAAGCGAGAAGTCGCGCAgccgaaaggaggaggaagcgACAGAAGGGTCTCAACCCAAAAAGTCTCATAAAAAG GTCATGGTGATTGAGCAGAACGGGTCCTTCCAGCTCCGAATCCCCAAGAACTTTATTTGCGAACACTGCTATGGTGCGTTCCGGAGCAGCTACCATCTCAAGAGGCACATCCTCATCCATACAG GTGAGAAGCCATTTGAGTGTGATGTGTGTGACATGCGCTTCATCCAGAAATACCACCTGGAGCGCCACAAGCGTGTGCACAGTGGGGAGAAGCCGTACCAGTGTGAGCGCTGCCTGCAG AGCTTCTCCAGGACAGACCGGCTGCTGAGACACAAACGAATGTGCCAGGGTTGCCCGAGCAAAGCGTCTGACTCACAGCTGCTGCTTTAG
- the ZNF740 gene encoding zinc finger protein 740 isoform X8 produces MEKGVLQTCWDITARKARSRAAERRRKRQKGLNPKSLIKRQVMVIEQNGSFQLRIPKNFICEHCYGAFRSSYHLKRHILIHTGEKPFECDVCDMRFIQKYHLERHKRVHSGEKPYQCERCLQSFSRTDRLLRHKRMCQGCPSKASDSQLLL; encoded by the exons ATGGAGAAAGGGGTGCTCCAAACATGCTG GGACATCACCGCAAGGAAAGCGAGAAGTCGCGCAgccgaaaggaggaggaagcgACAGAAGGGTCTCAACCCAAAAAGTCTCATAAAAAGGCAG GTCATGGTGATTGAGCAGAACGGGTCCTTCCAGCTCCGAATCCCCAAGAACTTTATTTGCGAACACTGCTATGGTGCGTTCCGGAGCAGCTACCATCTCAAGAGGCACATCCTCATCCATACAG GTGAGAAGCCATTTGAGTGTGATGTGTGTGACATGCGCTTCATCCAGAAATACCACCTGGAGCGCCACAAGCGTGTGCACAGTGGGGAGAAGCCGTACCAGTGTGAGCGCTGCCTGCAG AGCTTCTCCAGGACAGACCGGCTGCTGAGACACAAACGAATGTGCCAGGGTTGCCCGAGCAAAGCGTCTGACTCACAGCTGCTGCTTTAG